In Bradyrhizobium manausense, the sequence GCTAACAGCCCCTCGCCCGCTCAGGAATGCGCGAAAATGTCCTCTTCCTCCCAGCCCTGGAGGTCCAGCAGGGCGCGGGTCGGCAGGAAGTCGAAACAGGCCTTGGCCAGCGCCGTGCGGCCTTCCCGGACCAGCATGGCATCGAGCCGCTCGCGCAGGGCATGCAGATGCAGCACGTCGGAGGCGGCGTAGGCGAGCTGCGGCTCGGTCAGGCTGTCGGAACCCCAATCGCTCGATTGCTGCTGCTTGGAGAGATCGACATTGAGCACCTCACGGACGAGGTCCTTGAGGCCATGGCGGTCGGTATAGGTCCGGGTCAGGCGGGAGGCGATCTTGGTGCAGTAGATCGGTCCGGTCATGACGCCGAAGCTCTGGTACAGCACCGCGACGTCGAACCGGGCGAAATGGAAGATCTTCGTGATGGCGGGATTGGCCAGCAGGGCCTTCAGGTTCGGCGCATCGGTGTGGCCCTTGGGGATCTGCACCACGTCGGCGCTGCCGTCACCCGGCGAGAGCTGGACCACGCAGAGGCGATCGCGATGCGGGTTCAGGCCCATGGTCTCGGTGTCGATCGCCACCGCGCCGGTGTAGCGGGAGAGGTCAGGCAGGTCGCCGCGATGCAGGCGTACGGTCATGGCGTTTTCAAACCCTCAATCGAATCGGTCAGTCGGCAGCCTAGGTCAAGCGGATCGCCCGCGATTTAGCCACTCGGGGCGAGCCGCGCAAGCAGCCGTTGGCTCAGATCGCCGCCAGCATGATGCAGACCATCGCCGCCACGGTGGTGCGGCTCGCGCCGTCCCGGAACGCGTAGATGATGGGATCATCGGGCATCTCGCGGCGATGCGCGATCATCAGCGCCCGGCCGAACCAGTAGAGCAGCAGGGGCGCCAGCAGCCAGAGCAGCCAGGGGCGGCTGTAGAGCGGCGTCACCGCGGAGGATGAGACGTAGAGGGCGAACACCGTCACCGCGTTCATCGCGCTCGCCGCCGCCATCGCGGCGATGATGTGCAGATCGCTGATGCGGTAGTCGCGGTTCGAGGGATCGGCGAGGCCTTCGCCCTGGCGCATGCTGAGCTCGCTGAAGCGCTTGATCAGCGCGAGCGAGGTGAACACGAACAGCGAGAACACCATCAGCCATTCCGACAGCATGACGCCGGCCGCAACCGCGCCGGCAACGATGCGCAAGGAATAGAGGCCGGCGAGCGTGACGACGTCGACCAGCATCTTGCGCTTGAGCACGAGCGAATAGGCGATCGTGGTGGCGAGATAGGCGGCGATCACACCGAGGAAAAGCGGCGAGATGCAGAGGCTGGCGGCGAGCGCAAACAGCCACAGAGCAGGGATCGCCGAGAGGGCCGACGAGATCTTGAGGTCACCGGACGCGAGCGCGCGATGGCGCTTGGTCGGATGCTGGCGATCCGCGGCGAGATCGAGCAGATCGTTCATCAGATAGGCGCCGGACGCGCAGGCCGAGAACGCCAGGAACGCCAGCAGCGTGGAGCCGAGCGTTGCGAGATTCATCTGATGCGCGGTGATGACAGGCACGAACAGCAGCGTGTTCTTGGCGTATTGGTAGAACCGCAGCGCCTTCGCCCAGGTCTTGAGACTCGCGCGGCCACGGCTGACCCCGTCGATGCGTTCGACCGCGGCGCGATCGAACGGCAGATCATCGCCGGCCGCGAGGGCGGCGGGCGTAACGATGCCGTCAAAGCCGAGATGAGCGGCGATGCCGGCGGCATGAGCAGCGAAGCGGCCCGCGACCAGAAAGATCTTCGCGCCGCGCGCCCGCGCTGCCAGCGCCTGGTTCAGCACATCGGCATCGTAGGGCAGGTGGGCGTAGTCGAGCTCGGCGCGCGCCAGGATATCCGTGAGCGCCGCCATGCCGGCGCGTCCGCCCGCCCCGAAGCGGGCCAGCATGCGCGCAGGCGCAGAGAACAGCGCCTCCATCAGCAGCTCGGAGCGCAGCAGCGCGCCCTCGAGATCGATCACGAGGGTGCGGCCCGCCGCCGGGACGGAATCCGGCGCGGTCTCACTCCGATCAACCTGCCAGACGGGCTGCTCCATCCGAAATGCTCTGACTGACCGCGACAAGGCTGGCCCAAAGGCAGGCCGTTTCGCGGGAAAAGGACGGCCGCGAGCCTAGGCGGCATTGGCTAAGGGCGGCTTAACCCGGCGGGAGGCGAGCCGGCAGGGCTGTTGCAGGGATCCCACAATCCGGCGCGCGCTGGATATACCAGCGGATCCCGGCACCCGCGCTGGTGGAAATCGGCCCGGTCCACCCTATCTGAGGCCAACTTCTCACCACGCCCCAGGTACCATGACAGACCAGACGCTCGCCGCGCCGATCGACGATCCGCAGGAACGCAAGCGCGGCTTTACGCGCTACCAGTCACTTCTCGTGGCGCTGCTCGCGTTCGCGCAGTTCACGATCATTCTCGACTTCATCATCATGTCGCCGCTCGGCGCCATCCTGATGCCCTCGCTCAACATCACGGCCGGGCAGTTCGGCGTCGCGGTGTCGGCCTACGCGTTCAGCGCCGGATTCTCGGGCATCCTCGCCGCCGGGTTCGCCGACCGGTTCGATCGCAAGCGGCTGTTGCTGTTCTTCTATGTCGGCTTCACGCTCGGCACCGCGCTGTGCGCATTCGCGCAAGACTACCAGGTGCTGCTGCTCGGCCGCATCGTGACCGGATTGTTCGGCGGCGTGATCGGCTCGATCGTGCTCGCCATCATCACCGATCTGTTCCCGCTGCATTTGCGCGGCCGCGTGATGGGCTTCGTCCAGACCGCGTTTGCCGCGAGCCAGGTGCTCGGCATTCCCGCGGGGCTTTTTCTCGCCAATCACTGGAACTGGCATGTCTGCTTCATTGCGATCGTCGGCCTGTCGATCCTGGCGATCGGCATCATCGCCTTCGCCATGGAGCCGGTCGATGCACATCTGAAGCTGAAGCAGGACAGGAATCCGTTCCGTCATCTGGTCGCGACCGTCAGCGAGCCGCGCTACACGCTGGCCTTCGGCGTCACGACATTGCTGGCGACGGGCGGCTACATGCTGATGCCGTTCTCCAGCGCCTTCACCGTCAACAATGTCGGCATCGACCTCGTGCATCTGCCGACGATCTATCTGGTCTCCGGCCTGTTCAGCATCATCACCGGCCCGCTGGTCGGCCGCGCCAGCGACGCATTCGGCAAATATCCGACCTTCGTGTTCGGCAGCGTGGTGTCGGTCATCATGGTGCTGATCTACACCCATCTCGGCCACGTCTCGCTGCCGACCGTGATCATCGTCAACGTCGTGATGTTCGTCGGCATCTTCTCGCGCATGATCCCGTCGCAGGCGCTGATGTCGGCGATCCCCGACCAGAGCCAGCGCGGCTCCTTCAGCGCGATCAGCGCCTCGCTGCAGCAGCTCTCCGGTGGCCTCGGCTCGATGCTCGCCGGCGCCATCATCGCGCAGGCCCCCGACGGAACGCTGCTGCATTTCGACCGGATCGGCTACGTCGTCTGCGCGTCCGCAGCCGTCGCGCTGGTGGCGATGTATTTTGTGCAGAAATCGGTGGCGGAACGGGCGGGGCGGAGGGTAGTTTGAGGGGCAGACCAATCTGGATGGACGGCGATCAGGCACGCCAACCAGCAACGGATGGCGTCATCATCTCCAAGGCCGGTCTGCAGGCACTTTAGCGATCCCAATGGCTAACTATTGATGGCTTGTACCTCAGGCTGAACCCGGGCTACTTTTCTACCCGCCGTTTGGGCATCCGCTCGCAGTGGAAACGTCCGTCTTTGCTTTTGCAATTGGTTGCTCTCGGAGACTCCCTTTAGAGGGCAAACCTCGACTTAGAATCTAGGAATCTTGCTTTGTCCAAGAGAGATTCGGCACTTCAGCGAATTCAAGTGCTTATGCCCGCGCTAAGCCCTCTGATGACGAGCGGTACGGTTGCCAAATGGCTTAAGAAGAAGGGAGACTTCATCCACCCTGGCGATATCTTGCTGGAGATTGAGACCGACAAAGCGATCATGGAGGTGGAGGCAGTCGACAGCGGACTGTTGGAGGAAGTTTTTCATCCTGAAGGCGCCCAAGTGCAGGTGAACGAGCCCTTGGCAAGCTTCGTTATGCCGACCGGCCTAACAGAGGATGGTCTTCTTTCTGAGGCCTTCACCAATTCACAATCCCATACGCAACCATCGGCTCAGGAACTCGCGGCTCTCGCTGAACAATTGCTTGCGGCAGCCAAGTGCGATCCTCCGACGATCGAAACGCGTCGAAGCGCCAAGCCGGTCGCGAAAAGAGCGCGGCTGGGACGAGGCGTGTTTGTCGTGCATGGCCACGACGAAGCGGCTCTTTACGCTGTAACGGATTTCCTTCGGCGGATCCGATGTGAGCCGATCGTACTCCGGGAGCGTCCAAATAAGGGGCGGACGATCATCACGAAGTTCCGGGAGGAGGCGGATGGGGTAGGCTTTGCGATTGTCCTGCTCACGCCCGACGATGTTGGCGGCAAAACCGGACATGATTCGGAGCCTCGGGCTAGGCAGAATGTCGTTTTCGAGTTTGGTTTTTTCGTGGGTGCTCTAGGGCCTGAGAAGGTCACAGCTCTTCTAAAAGGGCCGATTGAAAAACCATCCGACCTCAACGGAGTGGGCTACATTCAAATGGATTCCGCCGGTGCTTGGCGACAAGAATTGGCGCGTGAGTTAGACGCAGCAGGGCTGAAGGTCGACTGGAACAAGATCATGCGCGTTTGAATGCTCCGTCTGCGCAGGAACGATCAGCCTACGATCAAGGAGCTTGTTGATGCGGGAGAGCCTGCCCCCCAATCAGGTCCGCGAAGCACAGCTGGCAGCGTTGGACGCTGCGATCGCCCGTGGGCTCAATGACGCCGAGTCGGGGCGGACAAAGCCAAGTTCCGATGTTTTTGACCGACTAGAAGCGAGTTTGGTGGGCGAGAGCGGCCGCACATGAGCATTCCCGCTACCGTGGAAATCCAGCAGGGGCCGGAAGACTAGATTTTCTTCGAGGGGAGCGCCCGCCGAATAACGCTCGCACCAACCTAAAATGGTGCCCAGGAAAGGATTGGCTGGCCTCCGCCTCACCCTATTGAGATTCCTAGCATTTTTCAAGCTTCATTCGGCTTTGTTACACAGTCTTGTTTAGTCCGTCCAGATAGGCCGCTGCTTGCGGACTTGAATTGCCGTCGCGGTTTCTGTGGCTAGACGCGGTTTTCTGTTTCGCCCCAGACAGTTCCGGATCATGAGTCGCATAGGTTGCCAGGACCCGATTCGTTCAACCGGAGATTCTCATGTTCGGCTCGACCAAATGCGGCAAGTGCGAAGGCGCATCATTCAAAATCCAAGAGATGAGCCCTTCGGGGGCGCAATACAAAATGTACGCTATTCAATGTGCATCGTGCCAAACCCCCATTGGGGTCACTGATTATTACAGTGTTGGTTCACTGGTGAAGCAGCAGGAGAAGACGCTTGCCGACCTTCAGTCGAAGCTGAGCGGGATGGGGCAACAGCTGAACCAGATTGCTCAATTTCTGAATCAGATGAGGCGCTAGCTGCCCGCAAGTTGCTGACATCAAGACAACCAGCGCCGGCAGCTCGGCACCACATTTTTGTATGGGCCATCGACCTAGCATCTCTGGGGGGATTCGTCGTGAGGATTACACGGGTCGAAATCGCAAACTGGCGATCGATCAAATGTATCGATTTTGTCCGGAAGACATTTGCATCCTCGTGGGGGCGAACAATGCAGGCAAAACCAACATCCTGTCAGCGATCAACTTCATCCTCGGTGAGCGCTGGCCGATGCCCGCGAATCTCGACGACTCCGAGTTTTACGGGCGCAACCGCGATAACAGCATCTACATCCGGCTCTGCCTAGACCATCCCTCAATTTCACAGATCGAATTCGACACGTCCAAACCGCAATACGCGTTGAATGCGACCGACAATCGGGGCAGGCCCGTCCGGCCTTTCACCAATGCTCAAAGAGAAGAGCTTGCTTTCGCCTACGTTGACGCTGGCCGGAACTACGAAAGGCAGTTCTCAACTTCGCGCTGGTCGATCTTCGGACAGGCTCTCCGCCACCTTCATCAGACGCTCAAGGATAGTGGCGATCAGTTGGTTAAGCTTCGTGAAGCCCTGAACACGGCCCACGTTCTCCTGCAGACTGATCAGTACAAGGCTTTCGAGAAGGAGCTAAAGGACGCTTTTGCTGCCCAGCTGAAAACCGCTCGGTACGACGTGTCGTTCGAATTTCGCACTCTAGAGGAAACCAATCTCTACCGAAGCCTCTATCCCACGCTTGTCGAACGCGGTGTGGCTAGAAATCCTTCAGAGGTCGGATCAGGCGTGCGCAACGTGCTCGTGCTCGCGCTCTTCCAAGCATTCGCGAAGTCGTTCAGAGGTGATGCCGTGCTCGGCATTGAGGAGCCCGAGCTATACCTACATCCCCACGCACAGCGCAGTCTTATGAGGCAATTCGAGACGCTAGCGGCTGCTGGCAATCAGCTCTTCATCTCAACCCATAGCGCTCACTTTTTAGACGTGGCTCGAAGCGACCGCATCGTGAGGGTGGAGCGCTGCGAGGATGAGGACGAAGATGTCTGCACCCAGGTGGAAACGGCTTCGAGCGAGGATTTTCTCATTGCCCGAAAACATCTGCATCACGAACGGGAGATGACCGTCGAGTCTGTTCGCGCTTTCGTCAGAAATGTAAGGACGGCCGAAATGACGGAGGCGTTCTTCGCACATCTCGTCATCATAGTCGAAGGTCCATCGGAGCGCGAAGCGATACCGATCTTCGCCAGAGCACAAGACTTGGACTTTGACGAGCATGGTGTCTCTATCGTATCGGCGGGCGGCAAGTCTGCCATCGACACCTTATTCCAGCTCTACGACCTGCACGGTTTGAAGACCTACACGATGTTCGACAACGACGGTGGCAAGCCATCGGAGAAGGCGGCTAACCGCACCTTGAGCCGATTGCTTGGGGGGAAAAGAAGAGGATGAACCAGCTGCCTGCGTGAAGGAAGATCACGCTATCCTCCAAGGCAACTGGGAAACACAGTGTCGTGCGCATGTGGAGATCATACAGCCGGGCCTCTATGATGAACTGGAAGCGCAGGCACGGGTTGAGCTGAGTATCTCCGGCGATCGCAACAAGCCCTTGGTGGCAAGGTTCGTTGCTGAAGCTCTCGTGCAGAGCGGCCACGTTCCCCAATTCGTCAAGGACATCCTTGATGAGGTGAGAAAGAAACTACCCACGACTCCGGACACGAATGGCGTATTCGGATAGTTCGCGAGTTGTGCGCTGGCGAGTAAGTTGTAGTTGCCCGAGCCCGGCCGAAAACTGCGCGAGAGTCGAAAATCTAAGAGGTCACCTCGTGGCGTCGGCTGCGAGCTTTCCCCCCATGCCCATCATCAATTTCTGACACATCGTTCAGCGCCGCGTCCCGAAGTTCGACGTCTCTGCGCCCCGTGAGGCCGTTGGCACGTTCCCCGCTCAAAATGCGCGCGCTATCGCCGCCCGTTGCGTGAGTCGTTTTGACTCAGGCGGCCCCTCTTGCCGGGCGATTCTGCCGAGAAATATGGTGACAAAGCTCGTTGACTAAGTTTTTCGCGGGCCACCATCGAGAGGGAAACAGCCGTGAAGCGCAAGTTCGTCGCCTATTATCGCGTATCGACCCCGAAGCAGGGCCGCTCCGGCTTGGGCCTCGATGCACAGAGAGCCGCTGTTGCCAAGGCAGTAGGCAATGGGCCCGCCAACATCATAGCTGAGTTCACCGAGGTGGAGAGCGGCAAGCGCAACAATAGGCCGGCCCTAGACGAGGCGCTCACCTCAGCACGACTACACCGGGCAACCCTTGTCGTCGCAAAGGTTGACCGCCTGACACGCTCGGTGGGCTTCTTGGAGCGGCTGCTGGAAGCAGGGGTCGACGTGCACTTCGCTGACCTCCCGACTATTGAGGGGCCCACGGGGCGCTTCATGCTTCAACAGATGGCCGCAGTGGCGGAGCTGGAGGCAGGGCTGATCTCTGCACGCACGAAGGCAGCCCTAGCGGCGGCGAAGACACGGGGGCAACGGCTTGGGGGACACCGAGGGGGGAGCCTGTCCAGTGACGCACAGGCGAGAGGGAGAGAGGAGCAATCCCGGCTTGCTGACAGACGAGCAGCGGACATCGCGCCATTGCTGATGAAGCTCCGAGCGAAGGGCATCACGTCACCCACCGAGATCGCACGAGCACTGACCGAGCACAGCATCCCCACAGCAAGGGGTGGAGCTAAGTGGTCCGCACCACAGGTCACGCTGATCGAAGCACGGCTCGCAAGGAAGCGATAGTCGCGAACGAAAACGAGTCTGCCTCTCGAATATTTTTGGTGCTCGATTTGAAATTTTTTCATCGCGATTTCTCGCAAATTAAGCCGCGAGTTCCCACATAAAGCGGGGCGTATCCTCAATGAGAGGAACGCCGCATCATCGCTTATGGAATGAGGAAATGACCAACCAACACGTAGCACCGGACAAGCACGACGACCGAATTGCGGAAGCTCTTAGCGTTTGCCTGACCTATCTCGATCAAGAGGAGGCATTTGTGCAAGGGAACCGAGAAACGTTGCCCGATGTCGCTCCCTTGCTCACCGTTCGCTTTCCGTCGAGCACCCTTCTTGAGGCAACGTATGCCCACGGCGTAGATGGCATCGACTCGCCGACAGTATCAGTGCTTATCGAGGATTCGAAGGCAGAGAACCCTCGTCATTTCGACCCTTGGTATTTTGTTGTGTTGCTGTTGCTGGAGTTGTCGGGCGGACGCATCGTCCTGGATCGCTCGAATATGGGCGAGTGGTTTTACGCTGCCTTCGCAGGCTCCAACAAGCGGCAGAACATCAACCTGCATCGCATGATTGCCAACACGCCGATCTGGGGGGATACGAAGCACTATGACAATGCTCACCATGATTGCCGCCGCATCCGACTCTACTGGGTGGGCAAGAACCTTATCCGCAAGCGCGGCCAAAAAACGCGAGATGTGTCGAAGGGGCGCGAGGATATCATTCAGTTCGCGCTAGGCATCTTCAGACGTGAGTTGGAGAAGCAATACGGCCCCCAGCTTCAGGACGATTCCGTACTGCCATCGACCGACCTGACGTTGGTGGATTACGAGATGCTCCTGCGAGTCGCGCTCCAACTGGCAGATTCGATGCATGAGAAATATCGGGTGCAAAGCCGAGATGCGTCCAATGCTGCAGCTTAGCGGCAAGCGGGCAAAACGGCGGGCGGCCCTAAAGGAGAGCATCCGATTAGGTCCGTTCGCGGCAGCAGCCAAGTGCGCCATTCCCGGCTGCGGACGCCAGACCATGAAGGCGGCCCGCGAAGGCCTCGCCCCTCACCACTGTAGGCGCCACGTTGAGCACCGGCAGCGTCATGGGTCCTACTGGCGGCCGAGCTTCAAGGCTTCCGAGTTGCGGCCATTCATCACGGCCGCGACCGCGTATGTCGGCCTTCGGGCAGCTAACGATAAGTTCATCGCCGCCGCGATTGCGGACATGGGAAGGACCCTGGAGGACGCTGGCCCGGTGGAAATTGCGACGCGCCTCAAAGGCATGTCCGCCACACAACGGGCCAAGATCGGACTAGCGCGGCTCCGCGTTGAAGGCGTGCTCCCGCAGCGCATCGTCTCCCTCGTCCTCGCCGTCGCCGCCCTGATCAAAGCCGACGCCACCGCGCCCCGCGCAAAGGAGTTTCGGACAGTGCAAATCTGCAAGGCAGTCCACCGTCTGGCCTCCGGCACGCATCGTGTGTGGGCCGTGGAGGACCATCAAGGCAGGAAACGGCAGATCGAAATGCACGCTTTCCCCAAGTCCACCGGGCGGGTTCTGCGGGAGATGGGGCGGATGCTGGAGGAGCCCTGCGACTGGGCCATTGAGAAGCATGTCGCGGGCGTCCTGGCCCATCGGCAGCGCTATGGGCGCCGCCGCGCGGCGAGCTGATCGATGTCCGCGAGAATTCAAAGCCACATCATTCGCGTGAGCTATCTGGTCGGAGTGAGGCAGTGCGTGCATATCAAGGGTTCGAGCGGGCCACTTTGAACACGTGCTTCACGATCCCATGACGCAATCACCCAACACAATGTGGTTCGATCCACTGCTCCGGGCAAGGACGAACGACCTTGCTCATGCGGTGCAATGCTTGCGCGACGCTCTGCTGCTCCACGAGACCGACATCAGCGCGAGGAAGCGAGCGCGGAAGGAAGCGGACAAGGAGAAGTTCGGCCTCGCCGTTGAGGCGTTGGCCTGCAATTTGATCCTGCTTAGCGCAATCGAGTCCGGCCCCAAGCTCGCGGTGCCCCGGTCGCACGGCTTTCTTTGGCGGGGCGATGGCGGCGCCAACCCGGTATACGGCCAGCACTTCTTATCCGCGATAGATGTCCTTGCATCGCTTGGCCTGATCGAGGAGGAGCGGAGGGGATATAAGCTGTCCGCTAGAATGCGCGTGCCGTCGCTCATTCGAGCAAACACAGCGCTCGCTCAGCATCTGCCGCTGGCACCACCCGATTGGCGAAGCGTTAAGCAAATCGACGACCGCGCTCTGATCACCTTGAAGGAAGGCAAGGATGATGAGGGGCGTGCGGCCACGATTGCCTTCCGGGAGACTCCGAATACGCGCCAGCTTGCGGGACAGATGCGGCGCATCAATGAGTTTCTGCGCAGCGCGGATATCGAGGTGACCGGTCAGAACACCGGCCTCTCTTTAGGCAAGGATGGGCAGGTCATCGCCCCCTATCGCCGCTCCCTTCGGCGAATCTTCAATAACGCCGACTGGAAGCAAGGGGGCCGCCTCGCTGGCGGCTTCTGGATGGGCATGGAGCGGGCCGAGCGGTTTGAGCGCATCCGGATTGATGGCGAGCGAATTGCTGATGTCGATTACAGGCAACTCTTCCCGCGCCTCGCATACGTAAGGGCGGGCAAGCCGCAGCCGGAAGGTGACATCTATGACGTGGCGGGAGATGCGTCCGGGCGAGATGGCTGGAAGACGCTAATGAACGCGATGTTGTTCTCGGACGGTTCTTTGCGGAATTGGCCGGAGGACACGCTTCAGCACTTCCCCTCGGGCACCAAGCTCCGGGATGCGATCAAGATGCTGCTCGCGCGCCATGCACCCATCGCTAATTTGTTCGGTGCTGGGCTCGGCTTTCAATTGATGCGCATCGAGAGCGACATGCTGATCGGGATCATCACGCATCTTGCGAGCATAGGGGTCACCGCCCTGCCGCTCCATGACGCGGTGCTGGTCGCGGAATCGAAGGCCGACGTTGCGGCCGACGCGATGCAGGCTGCTTTCAGCATGTGGACGGGATCTTCCTGCGCGATTGTTTCTGTAGATTTTTGTAAGCGATAACAGTATCTTACACC encodes:
- a CDS encoding ribonuclease D, encoding MTVRLHRGDLPDLSRYTGAVAIDTETMGLNPHRDRLCVVQLSPGDGSADVVQIPKGHTDAPNLKALLANPAITKIFHFARFDVAVLYQSFGVMTGPIYCTKIASRLTRTYTDRHGLKDLVREVLNVDLSKQQQSSDWGSDSLTEPQLAYAASDVLHLHALRERLDAMLVREGRTALAKACFDFLPTRALLDLQGWEEEDIFAHS
- a CDS encoding UbiA family prenyltransferase, giving the protein MEQPVWQVDRSETAPDSVPAAGRTLVIDLEGALLRSELLMEALFSAPARMLARFGAGGRAGMAALTDILARAELDYAHLPYDADVLNQALAARARGAKIFLVAGRFAAHAAGIAAHLGFDGIVTPAALAAGDDLPFDRAAVERIDGVSRGRASLKTWAKALRFYQYAKNTLLFVPVITAHQMNLATLGSTLLAFLAFSACASGAYLMNDLLDLAADRQHPTKRHRALASGDLKISSALSAIPALWLFALAASLCISPLFLGVIAAYLATTIAYSLVLKRKMLVDVVTLAGLYSLRIVAGAVAAGVMLSEWLMVFSLFVFTSLALIKRFSELSMRQGEGLADPSNRDYRISDLHIIAAMAAASAMNAVTVFALYVSSSAVTPLYSRPWLLWLLAPLLLYWFGRALMIAHRREMPDDPIIYAFRDGASRTTVAAMVCIMLAAI
- a CDS encoding MFS transporter — translated: MTDQTLAAPIDDPQERKRGFTRYQSLLVALLAFAQFTIILDFIIMSPLGAILMPSLNITAGQFGVAVSAYAFSAGFSGILAAGFADRFDRKRLLLFFYVGFTLGTALCAFAQDYQVLLLGRIVTGLFGGVIGSIVLAIITDLFPLHLRGRVMGFVQTAFAASQVLGIPAGLFLANHWNWHVCFIAIVGLSILAIGIIAFAMEPVDAHLKLKQDRNPFRHLVATVSEPRYTLAFGVTTLLATGGYMLMPFSSAFTVNNVGIDLVHLPTIYLVSGLFSIITGPLVGRASDAFGKYPTFVFGSVVSVIMVLIYTHLGHVSLPTVIIVNVVMFVGIFSRMIPSQALMSAIPDQSQRGSFSAISASLQQLSGGLGSMLAGAIIAQAPDGTLLHFDRIGYVVCASAAVALVAMYFVQKSVAERAGRRVV
- a CDS encoding TIR domain-containing protein; translation: MPALSPLMTSGTVAKWLKKKGDFIHPGDILLEIETDKAIMEVEAVDSGLLEEVFHPEGAQVQVNEPLASFVMPTGLTEDGLLSEAFTNSQSHTQPSAQELAALAEQLLAAAKCDPPTIETRRSAKPVAKRARLGRGVFVVHGHDEAALYAVTDFLRRIRCEPIVLRERPNKGRTIITKFREEADGVGFAIVLLTPDDVGGKTGHDSEPRARQNVVFEFGFFVGALGPEKVTALLKGPIEKPSDLNGVGYIQMDSAGAWRQELARELDAAGLKVDWNKIMRV
- a CDS encoding type II toxin-antitoxin system ParD family antitoxin, producing MSLRSRSLLMRESLPPNQVREAQLAALDAAIARGLNDAESGRTKPSSDVFDRLEASLVGESGRT
- a CDS encoding ATP-dependent nuclease, which encodes MYRFCPEDICILVGANNAGKTNILSAINFILGERWPMPANLDDSEFYGRNRDNSIYIRLCLDHPSISQIEFDTSKPQYALNATDNRGRPVRPFTNAQREELAFAYVDAGRNYERQFSTSRWSIFGQALRHLHQTLKDSGDQLVKLREALNTAHVLLQTDQYKAFEKELKDAFAAQLKTARYDVSFEFRTLEETNLYRSLYPTLVERGVARNPSEVGSGVRNVLVLALFQAFAKSFRGDAVLGIEEPELYLHPHAQRSLMRQFETLAAAGNQLFISTHSAHFLDVARSDRIVRVERCEDEDEDVCTQVETASSEDFLIARKHLHHEREMTVESVRAFVRNVRTAEMTEAFFAHLVIIVEGPSEREAIPIFARAQDLDFDEHGVSIVSAGGKSAIDTLFQLYDLHGLKTYTMFDNDGGKPSEKAANRTLSRLLGGKRRG
- a CDS encoding recombinase family protein → MKRKFVAYYRVSTPKQGRSGLGLDAQRAAVAKAVGNGPANIIAEFTEVESGKRNNRPALDEALTSARLHRATLVVAKVDRLTRSVGFLERLLEAGVDVHFADLPTIEGPTGRFMLQQMAAVAELEAGLISARTKAALAAAKTRGQRLGGHRGGSLSSDAQARGREEQSRLADRRAADIAPLLMKLRAKGITSPTEIARALTEHSIPTARGGAKWSAPQVTLIEARLARKR